Proteins encoded in a region of the Aythya fuligula isolate bAytFul2 chromosome 13, bAytFul2.pri, whole genome shotgun sequence genome:
- the DKC1 gene encoding H/ACA ribonucleoprotein complex subunit DKC1, whose amino-acid sequence MADGDGGSAKKKRKKEKRALLDEDVADIQHTGEFLIKPESRVAQLDTSQWPLLLKNFDKLNVMTAHYTPLPSGANPLKREISEYVRSGFINLDKPSNPSSHEVVAWIRRILRVEKTGHSGTLDPKVTGCLIVCIERATRLVKSQQSAGKEYVGIVRLHNAIESETQLARAIETLTGALFQRPPLIAAVKRQLRVRTIYESKLVEYDPERRLGIFWVSCEAGTYIRTLCVHLGLLLGVGGQMQELRRVRSGIMGEKDNMVTMHDVLDAQWQYDNNKDDSYLRRVILPLEKLLTSHKRLVMKDSAVNAICYGAKIMLPGVLRYEDGIELNQEIVVITTKGEAICLAIALMTTAVISTCDHGVVAKIKRVIMERDTYPRKWGLGPKASQKKMMIQKGLLDKHGKPNESTPDSWKKEYVDYRETSKKEAAAVPQAVSEVERAPKRKRESESESEEAVTPPSPATPPPEELSKKEKKKKKKEKKAKEAAESGGEQVEVTSETSTKKKKKKKQKEVEESSE is encoded by the exons ATGGCGGACGGGGACG GTGGCAGCGCCAAGAAGAAGCGCAAGAAGGAGAAGCGGGCGCTGCTCGACGAGGACGTGGCG GACATCCAGCACACCGGGGAGTTCCTCATCAAGCCCGAGTCCCGCGTGGCCCAGCTGGACACGTCGCAGTGGCCGCTGCTGCTGAAG aACTTTGACAAGTTAAATGTGATGACAGCACACTACACACCCCTGCCTTCTGGTGCTAACCCCCTTAAGAGGGAGATCTCTGAGTATGTAAG GTCAGGCTTTATTAATCTCGACAAACCTTCCAACCCATCTTCACATGAGGTGGTCGCGTGGATCCGGCGCATCCTTCGGGTAGAGAAGACCGGGCACAGCGGCACACTGGACCCTAAGGTGACTGGGTGCCTGATTGTGTGCATTGAGAGGGCAACGCGGCTGGTCAAATCCCAGCAGAGTGCAG GCAAAGAGTATGTGGGAATTGTTCGGCTGCACAATGCAATTGAAAGTGAGACTCAGCTTGCCAGG GCAATAGAAACTCTGACAGGTGCCCTGTTCCAGCGACCTCCCCTCATCGCTGCTGTCAAGCGGCAGCTGAGAGTCAGAACCATCTATGAGAGCAAGCTGGTGGAGTATGATCCTGAGAGAAGATTAG GTATCTTCTGGGTGAGCTGTGAAGCAGGCACGTATATCCGAACGCTTTGTGTGCACCTTGGTCTGCTGCTCGGTGTTGGGGGCCAGATGCAGGAGCTGCGGAGAGTGCGATCTGGGATCATGGGAGAGAAG GACAACATGGTGACGATGCATGATGTCCTGGACGCGCAGTGGCAGTATGACAACAACAAGGATGACAGCTACCTGCGAAGGGTGATCCTGCCCCTGGAGAAACTGCTGACTTCCCACAAACGGCTGGTCATGAAAGACAGTGCG GTTAATGCTATCTGCTATGGAGCCAAGATCATGCTACCTGGTGTCCTGAGGTATGAAGATGGTATTGAGCTTAATCAGGAGATTGTTGTCATCACCACAAAAGGAGAAGCTATCTGCCTAG CTATCGCCTTGATGACCACTGCAGTCATCTCTACCTGCGACCATGGCGTGGTGGCAAAGATCAAGAGAGTGATCATGGAGAGAGACACGTATCCCCGCAAGTGGGGCCTTGGTCCCAAG GCCAGTCAAAAGAAGATGATGATCCAGAAGGGTCTGCTGGACAAGCACGGAAAGCCCAACGAGAGCACACCAGATTCCTGGAAGAAGGAGTATGTGGATTACAG GGAGACGTCCAAGAAGGAGGCAGCTGCAGTTCCCCAAGCTGTATCAGAGGTGGAGAGGGCTCCAAAA AGGAAGCGGGAGTCGGAGAGTGAAAGTGAGGAGGCCGTGACCCCACCATCCCCAGCCACTCCACCACCAGAGGAGctgagcaaaaaggaaaagaagaagaagaagaaagaaaagaaagccaaagaaGCAGCTGAAAGCGGGGGAGAACAAGTAGAAGTG ACCAGTGAAACCAGCaccaagaagaagaaaaagaagaaacagaaggaggTAGAAGAGAGCTCAGAGTAA
- the LOC116494513 gene encoding 40-kDa huntingtin-associated protein-like — translation MLAAAAGGSGPGGAGGSGPGPGPGGGGGGGSGDGDFLSRYRLVSAKLRRRFLRKPNVAEAAEQFAALARELRAQESLPYAAWCQLAVARCAQSLFHGPAEAAALGEAARLFLRQERDLRQRLALRGGFGEHLAAAQSCGAFAARLHLERGQPALAAGLCLELAAALRDTGRPARAAAHFQRAAELLAAARLPLEALRCLAERASCLLLGRDYAGALAALTRAQALAGAGVGPGGAAPGGAFLDALVRCEVSRVLLLLLLQPPPGKLPPEHARTLEQYCWEAPEGGAGGGGLPAAASYLPAELFLLLQSAVLACQEKDAAALQALQAELWPLLSAEQNHLLHLVLHDMLSPAGQGL, via the coding sequence ATGCTGGCGGCAGCGGCGGGCGGCTccgggcccggcggggcgggcggctccgggcccgggccgggccccggcggcggcggcggtggtggcAGCGGGGACGGGGACTTCTTGTCGCGGTACCGGCTGGTGTCGGCCAAGCTGCGGCGGCGGTTCCTGCGGAAGCCGAACGTGGCGGAGGCGGCGGAGCAGTTCGCGGCGCTGGCGCGGGAGCTGCGCGCCCAGGAGAGCCTGCCCTACGCGGCCTGGTGCCAGCTGGCGGTGGCGCGCTGCGCGCAGAGCCTGTTCCACGGCCCCGCCGAGGCGGCGGCGCTGGGCGAGGCGGCGCGGCTGTTCCTGCGGCAGGAGCGGGACCTGCGGCAGCGCCTGGCGCTGCGCGGCGGCTTCGGCGAGCACCTGGCGGCGGCGCAGAGCTGCGGGGCCTTCGCCGCCCGCCTGCACCTGGAGCGCGGGCAGCCGGCGCTGGCGGCCGGGCTGTGCCTGGAGCTGGCGGCGGCGCTGCGCGACACCGGCCGGCCGGCCCGCGCCGCCGCGCACTTCCAGCGGGCCGCCGAGCTGCTGGCGGCGGCGCGGCTGCCGCTCGAGGCGCTCCGCTGCCTGGCCGAGCGcgcctcctgcctgctgctgggccgCGACTACGCCGGGGCCCTGGCGGCGCTGACGCGGGCGCAGGCGCTGGCCGGGGCCGGGGTCGGGCCCGGGGGGGCGGCGCCCGGCGGCGCCTTCCTGGACGCGCTGGTGCGCTGCGAGGTGTCgcgggtgctgctgctgctgctcctgcagccgccGCCCGGCAAGCTGCCCCCCGAGCACGCCCGCACGCTGGAGCAGTACTGCTGGGAGGCGCCGGAGGGCggcgcggggggcggcgggctgCCGGCGGCGGCGAGCTACCTGCCGGCggagctgttcctgctgctgcagtccGCCGTGCTGGCCTGCCAGGAGAAGGACGCGGCGGCGCTGCAGGCGCTGCAGGCCGAGCTGTGGCCGCTGCTGAGCGCCGAGCAGAACCACCTGCTGCACCTGGTGCTGCACGACATGCTGAGCCCcgcggggcaggggctgtga
- the LOC116494512 gene encoding probable G-protein coupled receptor 34, whose amino-acid sequence MDSLSTVLPTSEVTEHRLGNSCSQIRDEFLSVTLPVMYSLIFIVGLLSNTLALWVFSCGAQRRTSITVYMRNLALSDLLLSLCLPFRIAFQNKSEPWIFCNVVGAFFYLNMYVSITFLSLISLDRYLKIIRPLQKFKIHTVACSTVASGLVWLVHLAFMMPFFFETREEGPCDYKCFHFRNKSTTAAAFNMTAVVIFFILLLLFLYFYGKIFAKLHRVSSVKAQQLNKKTSMRAITKTFVVLIIFIVCFTPYHIVRVPYILAQVEVIYSLSWKQGLHLANELVLCISALNSCLDPVVFFFLSSSFRRAVLCTFQGRLKRALMRNQGKLNHSRSVTEI is encoded by the coding sequence ATGGACTCCCTGAGCACTGTCCTGCCCACCAGCGAGGTCACCGAGCACAGGCTGGGCAACTCCTGCTCCCAGATCCGAGATGAGTTCCTCTCCGTCACGCTCCCCGTGATGTACTCGCTGATCTTCATCGTCGGGCTGCTCAGCAACACCCTCGCGCTCTGGGTGTTCTCGTGCGGCGCGCAGCGCAGGACCTCCATCACGGTGTACATGAGGAACCTGGCGCTCTCCGACCTCTTGctctccctctgcctgcccttccGCATCGCCTTTCAGAACAAGAGCGAGCCCTGGATCTTCTGCAACGTGGTCGGGGCCTTCTTCTACCTCAACATGTACGTCAGCATCACCTTCCTCAGCCTGATCAGCCTGGACCGCTACCTGAAGATCATCCGGCCCCTCCAGAAATTCAAGATCCACACTGTGGCCTGCAGCACTGTGGCCTCTGGGTTGGTTTGGTTGGTGCACTTAGCCTTCATGATGCCTTTCTTTTTTGAGACCAGAGAAGAAGGGCCCTGTGACTATAAGTGCTTCCACTTCAGGAACAAAAGCACCACTGCAGCAGCCTTTAACATGACCGCAGTAGTGATTTTCTttatcctgctgctgctcttcctctaCTTCTATGGCAAGATATTTGCCAAGCTCCACAGAGTCTCCTCGGTGAAGGCTCAGCAGCTGAACAAGAAGACCAGCATGAGAGCCATCACCAAAACCTTTGTAGTCCTGATCATCTTCATCGTATGCTTCACCCCCTACCACATCGTCCGCGTCCCTTACATCCTCGCGCAAGTCGAGGTCATTTATAGCCTGTCCTGGAAGCAGGGCCTCCACCTCGCTAACGAGCTCGTGCTCTGCATCTCAGCCCTCAACAGCTGCCTTGACCCagttgtcttctttttcttgtccaGCAGTTTCCGgagggctgtgctctgcaccttCCAGGGCAGGCTGAAGAGAGCTCTCATGAGGAACCAGGGCAAGCTGAACCACAGCCGGTCCGTGACAGAAATATAG